A section of the Rhizomicrobium sp. genome encodes:
- a CDS encoding DUF308 domain-containing protein — MTDTHAETPFHGRMRGASGRLLWLGLAMALLGIAAVVFPMASTLVAALLVGWTLLFGGTLTFIGSFSIHGTGPFFGALLTGLLSLAAGVFIVFSPLAGAVGLTLLLGFLFMFQGAYEIFFAFELRPLPGWWSMLLSGLASALLAIVIAFGWPEISTVALGILLGVNFLSTGLGYIFVSRALKA, encoded by the coding sequence ATGACCGACACGCACGCCGAAACGCCCTTCCACGGCCGCATGCGCGGCGCCTCGGGCCGGTTGCTCTGGCTGGGCCTCGCGATGGCCCTGCTGGGGATCGCGGCCGTCGTCTTCCCGATGGCCTCCACCCTGGTCGCGGCGCTGCTGGTCGGCTGGACGCTCTTGTTCGGCGGCACGCTGACCTTCATCGGATCGTTCTCGATCCACGGCACCGGCCCGTTCTTCGGCGCGCTGCTGACGGGGCTTCTGTCGCTCGCCGCCGGCGTGTTCATCGTCTTCAGCCCGCTCGCCGGCGCCGTCGGGCTGACGCTGCTCCTGGGCTTCCTGTTCATGTTCCAGGGCGCCTACGAGATTTTCTTCGCCTTCGAGCTCAGGCCGCTGCCCGGCTGGTGGAGCATGCTGCTGTCGGGCCTGGCGAGCGCCCTGCTCGCGATCGTCATCGCCTTCGGCTGGCCGGAGATATCGACGGTCGCGCTCGGCATCCTGCTCGGCGTGAACTTCCTGAGCACCGGCCTCGGCTACATTTTCGTGTCGCGGGCTT
- a CDS encoding elongation factor G yields MSGQNNGGREPRAVAVVGPYGSGKTTLLESILAITGAVQRKGQVAQKNTVGDFSPEARARQMSVEVNCATTRYLDQSFTFLDCPGSIEFLSDALNVLPGVDAAIVVCEPEPAKLQMLQPYLKRLADMKIPHLLFVNKIDKASGSLRALLTMLQDASDMPLLLRQIPIWENDVVTGFVDLALERAYIYRPNDASEIVDIADKDSEKQARFAMLEKLADYDEHLMEELLSDIEPPKEEVFGDLAKELADGLVVPVLIGSAEGDNGIRRLLKALRHEVPPVSAAAKRLGLETNGDAVVQILKTYHSSHGGKLSLARVLAGTLKDGVLLRRADGGEARVGGIFALKGEAQTKLAEALAGDTVALGRLEGVATGETLATGKTKLPKVAIEQLTPVYRLGIEATDRKDEVKLTSAIGKLREEDPSLIFDQNAQLQEMALVGQGEIHLKVAVEKLQSKYGLKLKVRAPRVPYKETIRKGVAQHGRHKRQSGGHGQFGDVHLDIRPLPRGTGFVFEDKIKGGVVPRQWIPSVEKGVADYLKCGPLGFPVVDVAVALTDGSYHAVDSSDAAFQTAARIAMTEGMPNCAPVLLESIMRVKIHVPSEATAKVNAVVSSRRGQLMGFDARAGWKGWDTVEAQMPLAELSDLIIDLRSLTQGVGTFETAFDHLAELTGKLADQVVAMAKAA; encoded by the coding sequence ATGTCAGGACAAAACAACGGCGGCAGAGAACCGCGCGCCGTGGCCGTGGTGGGACCTTATGGCAGCGGCAAGACCACGCTGCTGGAGAGCATCCTTGCCATCACGGGCGCGGTGCAGAGAAAAGGCCAGGTGGCGCAGAAGAACACGGTGGGAGATTTCAGTCCCGAGGCGCGCGCCCGCCAGATGAGCGTCGAGGTCAATTGCGCGACGACGCGCTATCTCGACCAGAGTTTCACCTTCCTCGATTGCCCCGGCTCGATCGAATTTCTGTCGGACGCGCTGAACGTGCTGCCGGGCGTCGACGCCGCGATCGTGGTGTGCGAGCCGGAGCCGGCCAAGCTCCAGATGCTCCAGCCTTATCTGAAGCGGCTCGCCGACATGAAAATCCCGCACCTCCTGTTCGTCAACAAGATCGACAAGGCGAGCGGCTCGCTGCGCGCGCTGCTGACGATGCTGCAGGACGCCAGCGACATGCCGCTGCTGCTGCGCCAGATTCCGATCTGGGAGAACGACGTCGTCACGGGCTTCGTCGATCTGGCGCTCGAACGCGCCTACATCTACCGCCCCAACGACGCCAGCGAGATCGTCGATATCGCCGACAAGGATAGCGAGAAGCAGGCGCGGTTCGCGATGCTGGAAAAGCTCGCCGACTATGACGAGCACTTGATGGAAGAACTGCTGTCCGACATCGAACCGCCCAAGGAGGAAGTGTTCGGCGATCTGGCGAAGGAACTGGCGGATGGCCTCGTCGTGCCCGTGCTGATCGGCTCGGCCGAGGGCGACAACGGCATCCGCCGCCTCCTGAAGGCGCTGCGCCATGAAGTGCCGCCGGTGTCGGCGGCCGCCAAGCGGCTCGGCCTCGAAACGAATGGCGATGCCGTGGTGCAGATCCTCAAGACCTATCATTCGAGCCATGGCGGCAAGCTGAGCCTGGCGCGGGTGCTCGCCGGGACGTTGAAGGACGGCGTCTTGTTGCGCCGCGCCGACGGCGGCGAGGCGCGGGTCGGCGGCATCTTCGCGCTCAAGGGCGAGGCGCAGACCAAGCTCGCGGAGGCGCTGGCCGGCGATACGGTCGCGCTCGGCCGGCTCGAAGGCGTCGCCACGGGCGAGACGCTCGCCACCGGCAAGACGAAGCTGCCCAAGGTCGCGATCGAGCAACTCACGCCGGTCTATCGTCTCGGCATCGAGGCGACCGACCGCAAGGACGAGGTGAAGCTCACCTCCGCCATCGGCAAGCTGCGCGAGGAGGACCCCTCGCTGATATTCGACCAGAACGCGCAATTGCAGGAGATGGCGCTGGTCGGCCAGGGCGAGATCCATCTGAAAGTCGCGGTCGAGAAATTGCAGAGCAAATACGGGCTCAAGCTCAAGGTCCGTGCCCCCCGCGTCCCCTATAAGGAGACAATCCGCAAGGGCGTGGCGCAGCACGGCCGCCACAAGCGCCAGAGCGGCGGGCACGGCCAGTTCGGCGACGTGCATCTCGACATCCGCCCGCTGCCGCGCGGCACGGGCTTCGTGTTCGAGGACAAGATCAAGGGCGGTGTGGTGCCGCGCCAGTGGATACCGTCGGTCGAGAAAGGCGTCGCCGACTATCTGAAGTGCGGCCCGCTCGGCTTTCCCGTGGTCGACGTCGCGGTGGCGCTGACCGACGGGTCGTACCATGCGGTCGATTCCTCCGACGCCGCGTTCCAGACCGCGGCGCGCATCGCGATGACGGAGGGTATGCCGAACTGCGCGCCCGTGCTGCTCGAATCCATCATGCGTGTGAAGATCCATGTGCCGAGCGAGGCGACGGCCAAGGTCAATGCGGTGGTCAGCAGCCGGCGCGGCCAGCTCATGGGCTTCGACGCGCGGGCCGGCTGGAAGGGCTGGGACACGGTGGAGGCGCAGATGCCGCTCGCGGAGCTGTCCGACCTCATCATCGACCTGCGCTCATTGACGCAGGGCGTCGGCACGTTCGAGACGGCGTTCGACCATCTGGCTGAACTGACCGGCAAGCTCGCCGACCAGGTCGTGGCGATGGCCAAGGCGGCGTAA
- a CDS encoding CVNH domain-containing protein — MNRLNLGLVAAALVFLALVPAAQARWTPSGSYEATCRHVDFDGDMLTANCQRRDGSWRNTWLDNADDCDGHIVNDNGQLACRRSGWRDRGRDYDVGPRGSYRDTCRHIRMDGYTLRATCQRRDGSWRWTSLDAAYDCDGRIANFDGRLVCTRGRY; from the coding sequence ATGAACCGATTGAATCTCGGCCTTGTCGCGGCTGCCCTCGTCTTTCTCGCCCTCGTCCCCGCGGCACAGGCGCGCTGGACGCCGAGCGGGTCGTACGAGGCGACCTGCCGTCATGTCGATTTCGACGGCGACATGCTGACCGCGAATTGCCAGCGCCGCGACGGCTCCTGGCGCAACACCTGGCTCGACAATGCCGACGATTGCGACGGGCACATCGTCAACGACAACGGACAGCTCGCATGCCGGCGGAGCGGCTGGCGCGACCGCGGCCGCGACTACGATGTCGGCCCGCGTGGTTCCTACCGCGACACCTGCCGTCACATCCGCATGGACGGCTACACGCTGCGTGCGACCTGCCAGCGGCGCGACGGGAGCTGGCGCTGGACGTCGCTCGACGCTGCCTATGACTGCGACGGCCGCATCGCCAATTTCGACGGCCGGCTGGTCTGCACGCGCGGGCGGTATTGA
- a CDS encoding CPBP family intramembrane glutamic endopeptidase, with translation MADTAERDGTWRRYEFVRWTDVAVPFEAGLIWLGLLVIAIAVATPILAGAGVSGAQVSRDLPGLMRQPMMVQLITATSDLVLVFFLWRIARRVADRAMVARFRAARGIVVLLAALGGVAFAVLTTVALVQLYQRGIFKPHAGPGDRMFGSGPALQYPVILLTVAVIAPFVEEFYFRGIVLSWLCRKIYVVPAVFASAAIFALLHFRFLSQPGIEGWMLTGLIAAVGLVNATLALRTRSLWPPFAFHAAYNGTLAGMAIVPFVLAGH, from the coding sequence ATGGCTGACACGGCGGAGCGCGACGGCACGTGGCGGCGCTACGAGTTCGTGCGATGGACCGACGTCGCCGTGCCGTTCGAGGCAGGGCTCATCTGGCTCGGGCTGCTGGTCATCGCCATCGCCGTCGCCACGCCGATCCTGGCCGGCGCGGGCGTATCGGGCGCCCAGGTCTCGCGCGACCTGCCCGGACTGATGCGCCAGCCGATGATGGTGCAGCTCATCACCGCGACCTCCGATCTGGTGCTCGTCTTTTTCCTGTGGCGCATCGCCCGCCGCGTCGCCGACCGCGCGATGGTGGCGCGCTTCCGCGCCGCCCGCGGCATCGTCGTCCTGCTCGCGGCGCTGGGCGGCGTGGCGTTCGCGGTGCTGACGACCGTCGCGCTGGTGCAGCTCTACCAGCGCGGCATCTTCAAGCCGCACGCCGGTCCGGGCGATCGCATGTTCGGGTCCGGCCCGGCGCTCCAGTACCCCGTCATCCTGCTCACCGTCGCCGTCATCGCGCCCTTCGTGGAGGAGTTCTATTTCCGCGGCATCGTGCTGAGCTGGCTGTGCCGCAAGATCTATGTCGTGCCCGCCGTGTTCGCGAGCGCCGCGATCTTCGCGCTGCTGCATTTCCGGTTCCTGTCGCAGCCCGGCATCGAGGGCTGGATGCTGACCGGGCTGATTGCGGCGGTCGGCCTCGTCAACGCGACGCTGGCGCTGCGCACCCGCTCGCTCTGGCCGCCCTTCGCGTTCCACGCCGCCTATAATGGCACGCTGGCCGGCATGGCGATCGTGCCGTTCGTGCTCGCGGGGCATTGA
- a CDS encoding pyridoxal phosphate-dependent aminotransferase translates to MSQAAKPLPKGFLAEALQRIQPSPTIAASQKARDLKAAGKDIIGLAMGEPDHDTPDNIKEAAIAAIRRGETKYTAVEGIPELRAAVAKKFKRENNLDYTIAQTFVSPGGKAIVFNALLATLNPGDEAICVAPYWVSYPDIVLLAGAKPVIVETRLEDGFRLTPEALEAAITPKTKWLVFNQPSNPTGACYTREQLKALTDVLLRHPQVWILTDDMYEHLVYGGFKFATIAEVEPGLYDRTLTMNGVSKAYSMTGWRIGYCAGPEPLIKAMAKLQSQSASNASSISQWASVEALNGPQDFIPKFQKVFEERRDLVVSMLNQAAGIECPKPEGAFYVYPSVKNLLGKKTPEGKTIATDGDFADALLENEGVAVVHGAAFGLSPFFRISYATSNKALEEACRRIQRFCGNLR, encoded by the coding sequence ATGTCGCAAGCCGCCAAGCCCCTGCCCAAAGGCTTCCTCGCCGAAGCCCTGCAACGCATCCAGCCCTCGCCGACCATCGCGGCGTCGCAGAAGGCGCGCGACCTCAAGGCCGCCGGCAAGGACATCATCGGCCTCGCGATGGGCGAGCCCGACCACGACACGCCGGACAACATCAAGGAAGCGGCCATCGCCGCGATCCGCCGCGGCGAGACCAAATACACCGCGGTCGAGGGCATCCCCGAACTGCGCGCCGCCGTCGCGAAGAAATTCAAGCGCGAGAACAATCTCGACTACACGATCGCGCAGACCTTCGTCTCGCCGGGCGGCAAGGCGATCGTGTTCAACGCGCTGCTGGCGACGCTGAATCCGGGTGACGAGGCGATCTGCGTCGCGCCCTATTGGGTGTCCTATCCCGACATCGTGCTGCTCGCCGGCGCCAAGCCCGTGATCGTCGAGACCAGGCTGGAAGACGGCTTCCGCCTGACGCCGGAGGCGCTGGAAGCCGCGATCACGCCGAAGACCAAATGGCTGGTCTTCAACCAGCCGTCCAACCCGACCGGCGCCTGCTACACGCGCGAGCAGCTCAAGGCGCTCACCGACGTGCTGCTGCGCCATCCGCAGGTCTGGATCCTGACCGACGACATGTACGAGCATCTCGTCTATGGCGGGTTCAAGTTCGCGACGATCGCCGAGGTCGAGCCCGGGCTCTACGACCGCACCCTGACGATGAACGGCGTCAGCAAGGCCTATTCGATGACCGGCTGGCGCATCGGCTATTGCGCGGGGCCGGAGCCTCTGATCAAGGCGATGGCAAAGCTGCAGTCGCAATCGGCGTCCAACGCGTCCTCGATCTCGCAATGGGCGAGCGTGGAGGCGTTGAACGGGCCGCAGGATTTCATCCCGAAATTCCAGAAAGTGTTCGAGGAGCGCCGCGACCTCGTCGTCTCGATGCTGAACCAGGCGGCCGGGATCGAATGCCCGAAGCCCGAAGGCGCGTTCTACGTCTATCCCTCGGTTAAAAATCTGCTCGGCAAGAAGACGCCGGAGGGCAAGACCATCGCGACCGACGGCGATTTCGCCGATGCGCTGCTGGAGAACGAGGGCGTCGCCGTGGTGCACGGCGCGGCGTTCGGCCTGTCGCCCTTTTTCCGCATCTCCTACGCGACGTCGAACAAGGCCCTGGAAGAAGCCTGCCGTCGCATCCAGCGCTTCTGCGGCAATCTGCGCTAG
- a CDS encoding esterase-like activity of phytase family protein encodes MRAALILLCLLPVFPAFAGGEEPAIRPQLVGVGRIASDALDRQGETLGGFGSGMMLVPHSWHRVGKKFVAHLDLLPDRGWNTAGSVDYRARVQEFDIGLLPDDGAPGHEGQLTLALKKSLLLMDDKGMPTTGFDPVDVRPAAGAIPDLPVSADGHVSLDDEAIAPDGKGGFWVSDEYGPYVYRYNAQGRLIGALRPPEAFIPRRNGKENFSANSPPAGSTVDTGNPETGRQNNQGFEGMSVSPDGRTLFVVNQSALRQDLDAGNVAATRRNVRLLAYDITAAPRLIHEYALQLPLYEEDGKAKVAAQSELLAIDDHRFLLLCRDSGGGLASKRPASLYRKVELVDVQGATDIAGRYDGAADSIAPNGILRDDITPAAMADFVDLNDNAQLNRFGLHNGAPADAHDLYEKWESLALAPADRPGEYILLVGSDNDFVTQHGRMAGKAYADAGGADVDTLIMAWRVRIPQ; translated from the coding sequence ATGCGCGCCGCGCTGATCCTGTTGTGTCTCTTACCGGTCTTCCCCGCCTTCGCCGGCGGGGAAGAGCCGGCCATCCGGCCGCAACTCGTCGGGGTCGGGCGCATAGCCTCGGATGCCCTGGACAGGCAGGGCGAGACGCTGGGCGGCTTTGGCTCGGGCATGATGCTGGTGCCGCATAGCTGGCATCGTGTGGGGAAAAAATTCGTCGCGCATCTCGATCTCTTGCCGGATCGGGGCTGGAACACCGCCGGCAGCGTCGACTACAGGGCGCGGGTGCAGGAATTCGATATCGGCCTGCTGCCCGACGACGGTGCGCCGGGGCACGAAGGCCAGCTGACGCTTGCTCTCAAGAAGAGCCTGCTTCTGATGGACGACAAGGGAATGCCCACGACGGGTTTCGACCCCGTCGATGTGCGCCCCGCGGCGGGCGCGATTCCCGATCTGCCGGTTTCGGCCGACGGTCACGTCAGTTTGGATGACGAAGCCATCGCACCGGACGGGAAAGGCGGCTTCTGGGTCAGCGACGAGTATGGACCCTATGTATACCGCTACAATGCACAAGGACGCTTGATCGGAGCCCTGCGGCCGCCCGAGGCCTTCATTCCACGGCGTAACGGCAAGGAGAATTTCTCCGCCAACAGCCCTCCGGCCGGCAGCACGGTCGATACCGGCAATCCCGAAACGGGCCGGCAGAACAATCAGGGTTTCGAGGGGATGAGCGTCAGCCCTGATGGCCGTACCCTGTTTGTCGTCAATCAGAGCGCGCTGCGTCAGGACCTCGACGCCGGCAATGTCGCCGCCACGCGCCGCAATGTCCGCCTGCTCGCTTATGACATCACGGCCGCGCCCCGTCTGATACACGAGTATGCGCTTCAACTGCCTCTCTATGAGGAGGACGGAAAGGCCAAAGTTGCTGCCCAGAGCGAACTTCTGGCGATCGACGATCATCGTTTTTTGCTTCTGTGCCGCGACAGCGGCGGAGGGCTTGCGTCGAAGCGCCCGGCCTCGCTTTACCGCAAAGTCGAGCTGGTGGATGTGCAGGGCGCCACGGATATCGCGGGTCGCTATGACGGCGCTGCCGACAGCATCGCGCCGAACGGCATTCTGCGCGACGACATCACGCCGGCGGCAATGGCGGATTTCGTCGATCTGAATGACAATGCGCAGCTCAACCGCTTCGGACTGCATAACGGCGCGCCGGCGGACGCTCATGATCTCTACGAAAAATGGGAAAGCCTGGCATTGGCGCCTGCGGACCGACCGGGCGAGTATATTTTACTCGTCGGCAGCGATAACGATTTCGTCACCCAGCACGGCCGGATGGCCGGTAAAGCCTATGCCGATGCCGGCGGGGCCGACGTCGATACCCTGATCATGGCTTGGCGCGTGCGGATACCACAGTAA
- a CDS encoding TonB-dependent receptor has protein sequence MLQKSAAAFAVTACFTFAAQAADAPSATTNSSEVETVVVIGAGETRSVSTLLPENLDVLPPGTSVQKALNFLPGVMAQSIDALGVNEQSLSLQVRGFSTTHLGYTLDGMPLGDGAYNNYNGLTISRALISENLGRADLATGIAGLSVASTSNLGGAVTYVSSAPREELGVTASQSFGSEDGERTFVRLDTGEYDGFSAYFSAQYSQQDLFVNQAAYNQSTGKQFNGKVQYKFDGGTITAFADLSRTNQADDPYLSKDMLSRLGYDWGGYAPDWQDYVSRAACGVPSLVAQCVTSTAPEKLADVTFTNGQILRNDDLFYLSGDYAITDSLTGRLQVYRHTDKGAGNNFITGLSNQGTASTADDLPVQIRDTRYTINRDGVLGSLGWDVGFNHVQAGFWLENNTSSAARYIWTNVTGPFSLAHFLQGQPSTAQWVQQTKWHTQQFYLQDTITLLDDALAIDFGFKSTDAKSDALAIPGIAKTPPPASSQFASGSLTAKDNFMPEAGVRWRFAPGHEVYASYSENMAMFQGGFKLGPQSVSQAVWDVQGKTLKPETSKSFDGGYRYVGDGLQISLALYDVDFKNRLLQYNPCPTNQQQNPGCGNSFHNAGSVTSKGAELGVLWQPLPWLNWYNSASLNETTYNSDLNFCTATCVLYATAGKQQVDTPKQMYASVLTLRQDGFWASLAGKFTGRRYYTYTNDQGFGAYTTFDLGLGYDFGSIGVLKGATLALNITNLTDVRYASNFDNSVFAPNDPAGSILVFHSSAPRQIFATLGAAL, from the coding sequence ATGTTGCAGAAATCCGCGGCCGCGTTTGCGGTCACCGCTTGTTTTACGTTTGCTGCGCAGGCGGCGGATGCGCCGTCCGCAACGACGAACAGCAGCGAGGTCGAGACGGTCGTCGTTATAGGCGCGGGCGAGACCCGCTCGGTCTCGACCCTGCTGCCGGAAAACCTCGACGTGCTGCCGCCCGGCACCAGCGTGCAGAAGGCGCTGAACTTCCTGCCGGGCGTGATGGCGCAGTCGATCGACGCGCTGGGCGTCAATGAACAGTCGCTGTCCCTCCAGGTGCGCGGCTTCAGCACCACCCATCTCGGCTACACGCTCGACGGCATGCCGCTTGGCGACGGCGCGTACAACAACTACAACGGCCTCACGATCAGCCGCGCGTTGATCTCCGAGAATCTCGGCCGCGCCGATCTGGCGACCGGCATTGCCGGCCTCAGCGTCGCCTCGACCAGCAACCTCGGCGGCGCGGTGACCTATGTGTCCAGCGCCCCGCGCGAGGAGCTGGGGGTCACGGCAAGTCAGAGCTTCGGCAGCGAAGACGGCGAGCGCACCTTCGTGCGCCTCGATACCGGCGAATACGACGGTTTTTCGGCCTATTTCTCCGCGCAGTACAGCCAGCAGGACCTGTTCGTGAACCAGGCTGCCTATAACCAGTCCACCGGGAAGCAGTTCAACGGCAAGGTGCAGTACAAGTTCGACGGCGGCACGATCACCGCCTTCGCGGATCTCTCGCGCACCAATCAGGCCGATGACCCCTACCTCTCGAAGGACATGCTGTCGCGCCTCGGCTACGATTGGGGCGGCTACGCGCCGGACTGGCAGGACTACGTCAGCCGCGCGGCATGCGGCGTGCCTTCGCTGGTCGCTCAGTGCGTCACCTCGACGGCGCCCGAAAAGCTCGCCGACGTCACCTTCACCAACGGCCAGATTCTGCGCAACGACGACCTGTTCTACCTCTCCGGCGACTACGCCATCACCGATTCCCTCACCGGGCGCCTGCAGGTGTATCGCCACACCGACAAGGGCGCCGGCAACAACTTCATCACCGGCCTGTCCAACCAGGGCACGGCGTCCACCGCCGACGACCTGCCGGTCCAGATCCGCGACACGCGCTACACCATCAACCGCGACGGCGTCCTCGGAAGCCTCGGCTGGGATGTCGGCTTCAACCACGTCCAGGCGGGCTTCTGGCTGGAGAACAACACCAGCAGCGCCGCGCGCTACATCTGGACCAACGTCACGGGGCCCTTCAGCCTCGCGCATTTCCTGCAGGGTCAGCCGAGCACCGCCCAGTGGGTGCAGCAGACCAAATGGCACACGCAGCAGTTTTACCTCCAGGACACCATAACGCTGCTCGATGACGCGCTGGCGATCGATTTCGGCTTCAAGAGCACCGATGCAAAGTCGGATGCGCTGGCCATACCCGGCATCGCCAAGACGCCGCCGCCGGCCTCCAGCCAGTTCGCGAGCGGCTCGCTCACGGCCAAGGACAATTTCATGCCGGAAGCGGGCGTGCGCTGGCGGTTCGCGCCCGGACACGAAGTGTATGCGAGCTACTCCGAGAACATGGCGATGTTCCAGGGCGGCTTCAAACTCGGTCCGCAGTCGGTTTCGCAGGCCGTCTGGGACGTGCAGGGCAAGACGCTCAAGCCCGAGACGTCGAAGAGCTTCGACGGCGGCTACCGCTATGTGGGCGATGGGCTGCAGATTTCGCTGGCCCTGTATGACGTGGATTTCAAGAACCGCCTGTTGCAGTACAATCCCTGTCCGACGAACCAGCAGCAGAACCCGGGCTGCGGCAACTCCTTCCACAACGCCGGCAGCGTCACGAGCAAGGGCGCTGAACTCGGCGTGCTGTGGCAGCCGCTGCCATGGCTGAACTGGTACAACTCGGCCTCGCTCAACGAAACCACCTATAATTCGGACCTCAATTTCTGCACGGCGACCTGCGTGCTCTACGCCACGGCCGGCAAGCAGCAGGTGGATACGCCGAAGCAGATGTATGCCAGCGTGCTGACCCTGCGGCAGGACGGTTTCTGGGCTTCGCTGGCGGGCAAGTTCACCGGCCGCCGCTACTACACCTACACCAACGATCAGGGCTTCGGCGCCTACACCACGTTCGATCTCGGCCTCGGCTACGATTTCGGCTCCATCGGCGTGCTGAAGGGCGCGACGCTGGCGCTGAACATCACCAATCTGACCGACGTGCGCTATGCGTCGAACTTCGACAACAGCGTGTTCGCGCCGAACGACCCGGCCGGCAGCATCCTGGTATTCCACTCGTCGGCGCCGCGGCAGATCTTCGCCACGCTCGGCGCCGCGTTGTGA
- a CDS encoding DMT family protein codes for MTWSMIYPILLLCVSNVFMTFAWYGQLRFPTTPVWILVIAGWGIAFFEYCFAVPANHFGQRVYSPVQLKTIQEIVTLIVFAIFSLTYLGEAIRWNHAAAFACLVLAAYFSFLK; via the coding sequence ATGACCTGGTCGATGATCTATCCGATCCTGCTTTTGTGCGTTTCCAACGTTTTCATGACCTTCGCCTGGTATGGGCAGCTCCGATTCCCGACGACGCCGGTTTGGATCCTGGTGATCGCCGGCTGGGGCATCGCCTTTTTCGAATATTGTTTCGCCGTGCCGGCCAATCATTTCGGCCAACGCGTCTATTCGCCGGTCCAGCTCAAGACCATCCAGGAGATCGTCACCCTGATCGTGTTCGCGATCTTCTCGCTCACCTATCTGGGCGAGGCGATCCGCTGGAATCACGCCGCGGCTTTCGCCTGCCTGGTGCTGGCGGCCTATTTCTCGTTCCTGAAATGA
- a CDS encoding TolC family protein yields the protein MKFLMRSSSLAVLALVVTGCSTPPPVPLKPGDLPAGFTAPTTPEMASAPVWPAADWWNGFNAPELPPLEKTAQAENLDLLAAAAVVLQAHANTGIAGSALFPSLGATGQAQRSGTKINGSSGGGEVTNNTFGIGAQASYEVDLWGLNRDELHAAEQSELAARYAQQTVALTITSDVANTYMDVLALRERVAIAKANIDAAKRILTITEAKVTNGVSSNLDLAQQRAQVAGEEAAVPGLEEQEREARYALAILLGRAPEGFDVTAVNLNGIMAPAVRPGLPAALLERRPDVAQAEAQLLAAHANLDAARAAFLPQIGLTGSVTQLFDPSTLAWSIGASLLQTIFDGGRLSSESDLARAQQTQLLVEYRKAVFSALSDVESSIGQVSSLTDEERFLTVEVTNAQEAYRISELQYREGVTDLLTVLQTQQTLFTAQDQLVQVKLARLQAYVSLYRSLGGGWTVATDPNAAPDTGWSPL from the coding sequence ATGAAATTCTTGATGCGTTCGTCGTCGCTGGCCGTTTTGGCCTTGGTCGTCACCGGCTGTTCCACGCCGCCGCCCGTCCCGCTGAAGCCGGGCGACCTGCCCGCCGGCTTCACCGCGCCGACTACGCCGGAAATGGCCAGCGCCCCGGTCTGGCCGGCCGCCGACTGGTGGAACGGCTTCAACGCGCCGGAACTGCCGCCGCTCGAGAAGACCGCCCAGGCGGAGAATCTCGACCTCCTGGCGGCCGCCGCGGTCGTGCTCCAGGCGCATGCCAATACCGGCATCGCGGGCTCGGCCCTGTTTCCGTCGCTGGGCGCGACGGGTCAGGCGCAGCGGAGCGGGACGAAGATCAACGGCTCGTCGGGCGGCGGCGAAGTCACGAACAATACGTTCGGCATCGGCGCGCAGGCGAGCTATGAGGTCGACCTGTGGGGCCTCAACCGCGACGAGCTGCATGCCGCCGAACAGTCCGAGCTCGCGGCACGCTATGCCCAGCAGACCGTGGCGCTGACCATCACCTCCGACGTCGCCAACACCTATATGGACGTGCTGGCGCTGCGCGAGCGCGTCGCCATCGCCAAGGCGAACATCGACGCCGCCAAGCGCATCCTCACCATCACCGAGGCCAAGGTGACGAACGGCGTGTCGTCCAACCTCGATCTGGCGCAGCAGCGCGCCCAGGTGGCCGGCGAAGAGGCCGCCGTTCCGGGGCTCGAGGAACAGGAGCGCGAGGCGCGCTACGCGCTTGCCATCCTGCTCGGCCGCGCGCCGGAAGGCTTCGACGTGACGGCGGTGAACCTCAACGGCATCATGGCGCCGGCGGTCAGGCCCGGCCTTCCCGCCGCCCTGCTAGAACGCCGTCCGGACGTCGCCCAGGCCGAGGCGCAGCTTCTGGCTGCGCACGCCAACCTGGATGCGGCGCGTGCCGCCTTCCTGCCGCAGATCGGCCTTACCGGAAGCGTCACGCAGCTTTTCGACCCCTCGACCCTCGCTTGGAGCATCGGCGCCTCGCTGCTGCAGACCATCTTCGACGGCGGAAGGCTGAGTTCGGAAAGCGACCTCGCCCGGGCGCAGCAGACCCAGTTGCTGGTCGAATACCGCAAGGCGGTGTTCAGCGCGCTCAGCGACGTCGAAAGCTCGATCGGCCAAGTCTCGTCGCTGACCGACGAGGAGCGCTTCCTCACCGTCGAAGTGACCAATGCGCAGGAAGCCTATCGCATCTCCGAGCTGCAATATCGCGAGGGCGTGACCGATCTTCTGACCGTGCTGCAGACGCAGCAGACGCTGTTCACCGCGCAGGACCAGCTCGTGCAGGTCAAGCTGGCGCGGCTCCAGGCCTATGTCTCGCTCTACCGCTCGCTCGGCGGCGGCTGGACGGTCGCGACCGATCCGAACGCCGCGCCGGACACGGGCTGGAGCCCGCTGTAG